One window of Atribacter laminatus genomic DNA carries:
- a CDS encoding ferrous iron transporter B, which translates to MKKVVLAGNPNVGKSVFFTRLSGIYAVSSNYPGTTVEISRSQISRDGVKFELIDAPGTYALEADAEAERIAGKLIDEADIVVNVIDAGNLERNLYLTFELLEKKKPMVIALNMWDEVQRRGVKIDIPTLSKILGIPVIPVVATTGEGMKQLLQDLDHARIPIVEPSSHQERWHEIGQVIQAVQSFSYKKPTWVDRLKEATLLPFSGFLIGLGVLYGVFWVVRFIGEGLINYILDPILYRLYYPLLLSLDRYLTFSPFLRTILIGHLVDGKIDFEQSLGLLSTGIYVELGVVLPYIISFYFILGLLEDTGYLPRLAVLLDGFFHRVGLHGYAIVPTLLGLGCNVPGIMSTRILESKTERFIISVLISIAVPCASQQALIFGVLGKHGTMPVMLVYFILLLVWIILGVILKYTVKGYRPALILEIPPYRFPYWKTLLPKLWLRVKGFLKEALPVVSLGILAVNLLFMTNLFPYIAQIVGPFFQRFLGLPSEVSLVLVLGFLRKDIAMGLLAPLQLTVKQLIISSVMLAMFFPCVATFMVILKELGAKKLIQGTIIMLFASTLTGLILNLVL; encoded by the coding sequence ATGAAAAAAGTCGTCTTAGCAGGAAATCCAAATGTCGGGAAAAGCGTTTTTTTTACTCGGTTAAGCGGGATTTATGCGGTTTCATCAAACTATCCGGGAACAACAGTTGAGATATCTCGGAGTCAAATAAGTCGTGATGGAGTGAAATTTGAGTTAATTGATGCTCCTGGAACTTACGCTTTAGAAGCCGATGCCGAAGCCGAAAGAATTGCTGGAAAACTGATTGATGAAGCTGATATTGTTGTCAATGTAATTGATGCTGGCAACCTCGAGCGAAACCTATATCTTACTTTTGAACTTTTAGAAAAAAAGAAACCAATGGTAATTGCTCTAAACATGTGGGATGAGGTACAGCGAAGGGGAGTCAAAATAGATATTCCGACTCTTTCGAAGATTTTAGGTATACCGGTTATTCCGGTAGTTGCTACTACTGGAGAGGGGATGAAGCAACTTCTCCAAGACCTTGACCATGCTCGAATTCCAATTGTCGAACCAAGTTCTCATCAGGAACGATGGCATGAAATTGGACAGGTTATTCAAGCCGTACAATCATTTTCTTATAAAAAACCAACTTGGGTTGATCGTTTAAAAGAAGCCACCCTGTTACCTTTCAGTGGGTTTCTTATTGGTTTGGGGGTTTTATATGGAGTATTTTGGGTAGTTCGGTTTATTGGGGAAGGGCTTATAAATTATATTCTTGACCCAATTCTTTATCGACTTTATTATCCTCTCTTGCTGAGTCTTGATAGGTATTTAACTTTTTCTCCTTTTTTAAGGACAATTTTAATAGGACATCTGGTCGACGGAAAAATCGATTTTGAACAATCACTTGGTTTGCTTTCCACGGGGATTTATGTTGAATTGGGGGTTGTTCTTCCCTATATTATATCTTTTTATTTTATTCTTGGGCTACTGGAAGATACTGGTTACCTTCCTCGTTTAGCGGTTTTGTTAGATGGTTTTTTTCACCGGGTAGGTTTACATGGTTATGCAATAGTACCCACTTTATTGGGTTTGGGATGCAACGTTCCGGGAATAATGTCTACAAGAATATTGGAAAGTAAAACCGAACGATTTATCATTTCAGTTTTGATTTCGATTGCTGTCCCCTGTGCTTCACAACAAGCCCTGATTTTTGGTGTTTTAGGGAAACACGGTACGATGCCGGTCATGTTGGTTTATTTTATTCTTCTCTTGGTGTGGATTATCTTGGGGGTTATATTAAAATATACCGTAAAAGGTTATCGTCCAGCTCTTATTCTGGAAATACCTCCTTACCGTTTTCCCTATTGGAAAACACTTCTTCCTAAATTATGGTTACGCGTAAAAGGTTTTTTAAAAGAAGCTCTTCCCGTTGTTTCTTTGGGAATTCTGGCGGTTAATCTTTTATTTATGACCAATCTTTTCCCTTATATTGCACAAATTGTTGGCCCTTTTTTTCAAAGATTTTTAGGTCTCCCCAGTGAAGTTTCCTTGGTATTAGTACTAGGTTTTCTTCGGAAAGATATAGCTATGGGCTTGCTCGCCCCCTTACAACTCACGGTGAAACAGTTGATTATCTCTTCGGTAATGTTAGCCATGTTTTTTCCCTGTGTGGCAACTTTTATGGTAATTTTAAAAGAACTTGGAGCAAAAAAACTGATTCAAGGAACGATAATTATGCTTTTTGCATCAACTCTTACTGGATTAATCTTGAATTTGGTTTTATAA
- the nifS gene encoding cysteine desulfurase NifS, giving the protein MKTLYFDNNATTQVAQEVLDSMLPYFREFYGNPSSMHTFGGQIYRKIEEAREQVALLIGSDPDEIIFTSCGTESNNTAIMSAIETNPTKKHVITTKVEHPAVLNFCKHLSRKGYRVTYLPVDSKGRLEIDSLLQVIDDDLALVSIMHANNETGVIFPIEKIGHILKERKVVFHTDAVQIVGKLPINVKDLPVDMLTLSGHKIHAPKGIGALYVRKGTRFYPYLIGGHQENGRRAGTENVAFIIGLGKACEIAAKSIQKEVGFVKHLRDKLENSLLSNCPDASINGDKENRLPNTSNISFEFVEGEAILLLLNEYGICASSGSACTSGSLEPSHVLRAMGVRNTAIHGSVRFSLSRYNQEREVDKVIEVMPEIIKNLRLISPFGQERLTGKGYAS; this is encoded by the coding sequence ATGAAAACTCTTTATTTTGATAATAATGCTACAACCCAAGTTGCCCAAGAAGTATTAGACAGCATGCTTCCTTATTTTCGGGAATTTTATGGAAACCCCTCCAGCATGCATACATTCGGAGGACAGATCTATCGTAAGATTGAAGAAGCCCGGGAACAAGTTGCATTACTCATTGGATCAGATCCAGATGAAATCATTTTCACGAGTTGTGGGACCGAAAGTAACAATACGGCAATCATGAGCGCGATAGAAACCAATCCAACAAAAAAGCACGTTATTACTACTAAAGTGGAACATCCGGCAGTTTTAAATTTCTGTAAACATCTGAGCCGTAAAGGATATCGAGTGACCTATTTACCGGTTGACAGTAAGGGGAGATTAGAAATTGACTCACTTTTGCAGGTTATTGATGATGATTTGGCATTGGTTTCAATTATGCATGCGAATAATGAAACCGGAGTTATTTTTCCCATAGAAAAGATTGGGCATATTCTTAAGGAAAGAAAAGTGGTTTTTCACACCGATGCTGTTCAAATTGTAGGTAAATTACCCATAAATGTAAAGGACCTTCCAGTTGATATGCTTACTCTTTCTGGACATAAAATCCACGCGCCTAAGGGGATTGGAGCTTTATATGTAAGAAAAGGAACCCGGTTTTATCCTTATCTCATTGGTGGTCATCAGGAAAACGGACGTCGAGCAGGAACAGAGAATGTTGCCTTCATAATTGGATTAGGAAAAGCTTGTGAGATAGCAGCAAAGAGTATACAAAAAGAAGTTGGCTTCGTGAAACACCTTAGAGATAAGCTTGAAAATAGCTTATTAAGCAACTGCCCGGATGCCAGTATCAACGGCGACAAAGAAAACCGGCTCCCAAATACGTCTAATATTAGTTTTGAGTTCGTTGAAGGAGAAGCGATCCTTCTTCTACTGAATGAATATGGCATTTGTGCATCATCAGGTTCGGCCTGTACATCAGGATCATTAGAGCCAAGTCATGTATTACGAGCTATGGGGGTTCGCAACACTGCTATCCATGGTTCAGTAAGGTTTTCTTTGAGTAGGTATAATCAGGAGAGAGAAGTTGATAAGGTAATCGAAGTCATGCCGGAAATTATTAAAAACCTTCGACTCATTTCACCATTCGGCCAGGAAAGATTAACGGGGAAGGGATATGCATCTTGA
- a CDS encoding phosphatase PAP2 family protein: MSEGFILVLQQFSNPVFDFLFHFFSFFGSELFYLFFLSFIYLCLNKKIAIQLGIVIFFSMYINFTLKELFNLPRPQHPELRVLENPEGKSFPSGHAQSVATVTFFLAWSYPKNIYFLLAIILSSIVAISRIYLGVHYPRDVIVGAILGFVFALFFWYLFNRFERLRLKFIPVRAFFLSLLVGGLLYYFSSDPLSARVAGSLTGILCGTVLESTLINFVLPLSFKDRLAHYGLGMVMVIALYLGMKVIFPISLWAYFMRYFFLNFWIVFVTPLIFYKALKKEI, translated from the coding sequence GTGAGCGAAGGATTCATTCTTGTTTTGCAGCAGTTTTCTAATCCAGTTTTTGATTTTCTCTTTCATTTTTTTTCCTTTTTTGGATCGGAATTATTTTACTTGTTTTTTCTTTCTTTTATCTATTTATGCTTGAACAAGAAGATTGCCATCCAACTTGGTATTGTTATCTTTTTTTCAATGTATATTAATTTTACTTTAAAGGAATTATTTAATCTTCCTCGACCTCAACACCCGGAACTACGGGTTTTGGAGAATCCCGAAGGGAAATCTTTTCCGAGTGGTCATGCTCAATCGGTTGCAACTGTTACCTTTTTTTTAGCATGGTCTTATCCTAAAAACATATATTTCCTTTTAGCAATTATTCTGAGTTCTATCGTTGCAATTTCTCGGATTTACTTGGGGGTTCATTATCCGCGCGATGTTATTGTTGGTGCAATTTTAGGATTTGTATTTGCTCTTTTTTTCTGGTATTTATTTAATCGGTTTGAGAGATTAAGGTTAAAATTTATTCCCGTAAGAGCTTTTTTCTTGAGTTTACTAGTGGGAGGGTTGCTCTACTATTTTTCTTCCGATCCTTTATCGGCTCGCGTTGCCGGATCTCTTACTGGAATCTTATGTGGTACAGTTCTCGAAAGCACCCTTATCAATTTTGTTTTACCATTGAGCTTTAAGGATCGGTTAGCGCATTATGGATTAGGTATGGTTATGGTAATTGCTCTATACCTTGGGATGAAAGTCATTTTTCCGATCTCGCTCTGGGCTTATTTTATGCGGTACTTTTTTCTTAATTTTTGGATTGTTTTCGTCACACCTTTGATTTTTTATAAGGCTTTAAAAAAAGAGATTTAA
- a CDS encoding ferredoxin-thioredoxin reductase catalytic domain-containing protein, with translation MNAQRKILCPVCQVNFILKETKEPGEKVICPVCGAVLIMVLKQDQIGLERPKDISLEDEIRQRMDNFARFRGYRFNEMKEALVEGLLKKHQRFGDFYCPCRIDNIQENVCPCIYTRQGDVEINNRCHCGLFWK, from the coding sequence ATGAATGCCCAGAGAAAAATCCTCTGCCCTGTTTGCCAGGTCAACTTTATTTTAAAAGAAACCAAAGAGCCTGGGGAAAAGGTCATTTGTCCAGTCTGTGGTGCAGTTTTAATAATGGTTTTAAAACAAGATCAAATAGGTTTAGAACGACCTAAGGACATTTCCTTGGAAGATGAAATAAGGCAAAGAATGGATAATTTTGCTCGGTTTCGGGGGTATCGCTTCAATGAAATGAAGGAAGCTCTCGTCGAAGGATTGCTTAAAAAGCATCAGCGATTTGGAGATTTCTATTGCCCGTGTCGAATTGACAATATTCAAGAGAATGTTTGCCCGTGTATTTACACTCGTCAGGGGGATGTTGAAATAAATAATCGGTGCCATTGTGGTTTATTCTGGAAATAA
- a CDS encoding 1-phosphofructokinase family hexose kinase, with amino-acid sequence MGMILIVTPNPCIDKTLFVESIVPKAKIKVEKVKEIAGGKGSNVSRVLHRLGVEVGHFIILGGHTGQRVKNLMELDGVLVYPAWISQLTRVVTTIVDRSWQQVAYFEPGPVIFPHEMDQVLLTFEKIIPSAELIVFCGSVSDQSAHDIYYRMIQIAKKNRIKTIIDSRGVPLIEALKTQPWIVKMNREEAEETWEKKISCGDDLNKFYEFLNNKGIEYLILTLGEKGAWFRGKGISWFGCPPKVNSINPVGSGDSFLAAFIFGLVNGKEWNECLRLGIASGAANAQIWEAAAITWDDIQLLLPEVEVESGNSFLENY; translated from the coding sequence ATGGGCATGATTTTGATTGTAACTCCCAATCCATGCATTGATAAGACTCTTTTTGTTGAAAGTATTGTTCCAAAAGCAAAAATTAAGGTGGAAAAAGTTAAAGAAATAGCTGGTGGAAAAGGTTCCAACGTGAGTCGAGTATTGCATCGGCTTGGCGTTGAAGTTGGGCACTTCATTATTTTAGGGGGGCATACTGGGCAAAGAGTAAAAAACTTAATGGAATTAGATGGAGTCTTGGTTTATCCTGCTTGGATTTCTCAATTAACCCGAGTTGTTACGACTATCGTTGATCGGAGTTGGCAACAAGTTGCTTATTTTGAGCCAGGACCGGTCATTTTTCCACATGAAATGGATCAAGTATTATTAACATTTGAAAAGATTATTCCATCAGCGGAGTTGATCGTTTTTTGTGGAAGTGTTTCTGATCAAAGTGCTCATGACATTTATTATCGAATGATTCAGATTGCAAAAAAAAATAGGATAAAAACCATCATCGACAGCCGTGGGGTACCGCTGATCGAAGCCTTAAAAACCCAGCCTTGGATAGTAAAAATGAATCGTGAAGAAGCGGAAGAGACCTGGGAGAAAAAAATTAGCTGTGGTGATGACTTAAACAAATTTTATGAATTTCTCAATAATAAAGGAATTGAATATCTTATTCTCACTTTGGGAGAAAAGGGAGCTTGGTTTCGAGGGAAAGGAATATCTTGGTTTGGTTGCCCCCCCAAAGTGAACTCGATTAATCCAGTAGGCTCCGGTGATTCTTTTTTAGCTGCATTTATTTTTGGCCTGGTTAATGGAAAAGAATGGAATGAGTGCTTGCGTCTCGGTATTGCCTCGGGTGCTGCTAACGCTCAAATCTGGGAAGCTGCAGCGATAACCTGGGATGATATCCAGCTCCTTTTGCCTGAAGTGGAGGTTGAAAGTGGGAATAGCTTTTTAGAAAATTATTAA
- a CDS encoding FeoA family protein: MILKRCIVPKSADSCTTLIDMLPGQTGTITEIDHGHGLVRKLCVMGIIPGKKVMKISQILVGGPIVIRIDDHDLALGRGIASRIKVKIEK, translated from the coding sequence TTGATCCTAAAACGATGCATAGTTCCAAAATCAGCTGATTCATGTACTACATTAATTGATATGCTTCCTGGTCAGACTGGAACAATTACTGAGATCGATCATGGCCATGGGTTGGTGAGAAAACTATGTGTGATGGGTATTATACCTGGAAAAAAAGTAATGAAAATTAGCCAAATCTTGGTTGGCGGACCAATCGTAATTCGTATCGATGATCATGACCTTGCCTTGGGGCGTGGGATTGCAAGTCGGATTAAAGTTAAAATAGAGAAATGA
- a CDS encoding class II D-tagatose-bisphosphate aldolase non-catalytic subunit yields MLERKYIDNSLIRERAKKLGIPTCDLLMRKMMELSILKNTPRTLFAACPNSETVIKAALRSAQRANAPIKFAATLNQVDLDGGYTGMNQFEFVKMVKLEAEAIHYNGPIIIAIDHGGPWLKDIQSQENWPLIKCMEWIKKSFEAAIEAGYDLIHVDPTVDRTLPSGSVIPIDLVITRTVELIEHAEKFRRDHQFPPISYEVGTEEVHGGLADLSVFENFLKGLKNQLQNRGLSDVWPIFVVGKVGTDLHTTTFDPQVAQKLVQIAKNYGSYIKGHYTDYVENPADYPLSGMGGANVGPEFTEEEYNSLLECEKIEIDLDKQGGIAKKSNIMESLEQAVYQSGRWKKWLQTEEKGIDFFSLTPERKAWLTKTGCRYIWSKPEVIKSRFSLYQNLLKNGYQAETIVLSAIEKSMGKYFHAFQLIDLNQKIQKVL; encoded by the coding sequence ATGCTGGAACGAAAATACATTGACAATAGTCTAATCCGTGAGCGAGCAAAAAAGCTTGGTATACCAACTTGTGATTTGTTAATGAGAAAAATGATGGAATTAAGCATTTTGAAAAACACTCCCCGGACGCTTTTTGCTGCCTGTCCCAATTCTGAAACGGTGATAAAAGCTGCCCTGAGATCGGCTCAAAGGGCTAATGCCCCTATAAAATTTGCTGCTACTCTCAATCAAGTCGACTTAGACGGTGGATATACCGGGATGAACCAGTTTGAATTTGTAAAAATGGTAAAGCTTGAAGCAGAAGCTATTCATTATAATGGACCAATTATCATTGCTATCGACCATGGTGGTCCTTGGCTAAAAGATATACAAAGCCAAGAAAATTGGCCTCTAATAAAATGCATGGAATGGATAAAAAAATCCTTCGAGGCCGCCATCGAAGCTGGTTATGACCTCATTCATGTCGATCCAACTGTAGACAGGACTCTCCCTTCTGGTTCAGTTATACCTATCGATTTGGTAATCACCAGAACTGTGGAATTAATCGAACACGCTGAGAAGTTCCGTAGAGACCACCAATTCCCACCGATATCCTATGAAGTTGGAACAGAAGAAGTCCATGGAGGTTTAGCTGACCTATCAGTCTTTGAGAATTTTCTTAAAGGCTTAAAAAATCAGCTTCAAAATCGAGGATTATCTGATGTATGGCCAATTTTTGTTGTAGGGAAAGTTGGAACCGATCTTCATACCACTACCTTTGACCCTCAAGTAGCCCAAAAATTGGTTCAAATAGCTAAAAACTACGGATCATATATCAAAGGCCATTATACTGATTATGTCGAAAATCCGGCCGACTACCCCCTATCAGGCATGGGTGGTGCTAATGTTGGCCCTGAGTTTACTGAAGAAGAATATAACTCACTTCTCGAGTGTGAAAAAATTGAAATTGATCTGGATAAACAAGGAGGAATTGCCAAAAAATCCAACATAATGGAAAGCCTAGAACAAGCAGTTTATCAAAGTGGTCGTTGGAAAAAATGGCTCCAAACCGAAGAAAAAGGAATTGATTTTTTCTCTCTAACTCCCGAAAGAAAAGCCTGGCTAACTAAAACCGGTTGCCGTTACATATGGTCGAAACCAGAAGTGATAAAATCTCGATTTAGTTTATATCAAAATTTACTTAAAAACGGCTATCAAGCGGAAACTATTGTTCTCTCAGCCATAGAAAAAAGCATGGGTAAGTATTTTCACGCCTTCCAGCTAATTGATTTAAACCAAAAAATTCAAAAGGTTCTTTAA
- the nifU gene encoding Fe-S cluster assembly protein NifU, producing the protein MWDYTEKVKDHFLHPRNVGEIENPDAVGIIGNIVCGDALKLTFKVDRKTNRIIDVKFQTFGCASAIASSSVLTELLKGKTIEEAQKITNQDIADYLGGLPEEKMHCSVMGKEALEEAIKNYKGEKQPIEPQGRIICKCFNVSEEKIRKVAQENHLKTVEEITNFTKAGGACGSCLGEIETILKDVWSTKEPIKIEARSIKKRTNLQKIALIQDILEREIRPSLQADGGDIELIDIEGNKVIVGFRAMCVSCPMGGITLKSIEDKLKEVVGEEIMVVEE; encoded by the coding sequence ATGTGGGACTATACTGAAAAAGTTAAAGATCATTTTCTTCACCCTCGAAATGTGGGGGAAATTGAAAATCCTGATGCTGTAGGTATTATAGGAAATATTGTGTGTGGTGATGCTTTAAAACTCACCTTTAAGGTGGATCGGAAAACAAACCGAATTATTGATGTTAAGTTTCAAACTTTTGGTTGTGCATCAGCGATAGCTAGCTCATCAGTTTTAACTGAGTTATTAAAGGGAAAAACCATTGAAGAAGCACAAAAAATTACCAATCAAGATATTGCTGATTATTTGGGGGGACTTCCAGAAGAGAAAATGCACTGCTCGGTTATGGGTAAAGAAGCACTGGAAGAAGCCATAAAAAATTATAAAGGAGAAAAGCAACCCATTGAACCTCAGGGAAGAATTATCTGCAAATGTTTTAATGTTTCCGAGGAAAAAATCCGTAAAGTTGCTCAAGAAAATCACCTTAAGACAGTTGAAGAAATTACCAATTTTACCAAAGCCGGAGGTGCTTGCGGTTCTTGCCTTGGAGAGATTGAAACTATTCTTAAGGATGTTTGGTCAACAAAAGAACCAATTAAAATTGAAGCAAGATCAATTAAAAAACGCACTAATTTGCAAAAAATCGCCCTCATCCAAGATATTTTAGAGCGAGAAATTCGACCAAGTTTACAAGCCGACGGAGGCGATATTGAGTTGATTGATATTGAGGGAAACAAAGTTATAGTAGGTTTTCGTGCGATGTGTGTTTCCTGCCCTATGGGTGGGATAACGCTAAAAAGTATTGAAGATAAACTCAAAGAAGTTGTTGGAGAAGAAATAATGGTAGTCGAAGAATGA
- a CDS encoding Fur family transcriptional regulator yields the protein MSNHEWEKVLKKHNIKVTSSRMAIVELFEENRKHLSAEEVHEFLKKRNQKAGIATVYRNLDLLTKVGILHRVNFGDGKDHFEITQRPIHHHHLVCNKCGRVVDYSEIMGESEFVSYLEKELTQRYGFKIESHQIYFYGLCDKCR from the coding sequence ATGTCTAATCATGAATGGGAAAAGGTTTTAAAAAAACATAATATTAAGGTTACTTCGTCTCGAATGGCTATAGTTGAGTTGTTTGAAGAAAATCGAAAACATCTTTCTGCGGAAGAAGTTCATGAATTTCTAAAAAAAAGGAATCAAAAAGCAGGAATTGCCACAGTTTATCGTAATCTTGATTTACTAACCAAAGTGGGAATATTACATCGAGTCAATTTTGGAGACGGAAAGGATCATTTTGAAATCACTCAAAGACCCATTCATCACCACCATTTGGTTTGCAATAAATGCGGCAGAGTTGTTGATTACAGTGAGATTATGGGAGAAAGTGAGTTCGTTTCCTATTTAGAAAAAGAATTAACTCAGCGATATGGTTTTAAAATTGAATCCCACCAAATTTATTTTTATGGACTCTGTGATAAATGTCGATGA
- the ilvD gene encoding dihydroxy-acid dehydratase: MKSELVKKGSDRCPHRSLLFSTGISRSAMERPFVGIASSYSDLVPGHIHMRELERFIERGIEAGGGTPFIFGIPGICDGISMGHEGMRYSLPSRDVVADSIEAVAKGHALDGLVLLTNCDKITPGMLMAAARLNIPAIVVTAGPMLSGRYQGRKLSFVRDTFEAVGKYHAGLIDEKELYALEMEACPGGGSCQGLYTANTMACLTETMGMSLPGCGTAPAVLAEKRRISYESGKQINHLIKQGLTPRAILNSVSLRNAITMDLALGGSTNTVLHLLALANELGLKEINLDTFNQLSLKVPHLVLLRPAGELFMEDLHFAGGIPAVEKILGDLIENNPTVSGFSIREIQDSVQYFDHEIIRSRDNPHSQEGGIAILKGSLAPEGAVVKQSGVSPDTKVFRGKAICFDSEEDAMAKITKGEISKGSVIVIRYEGPKGGPGMREMLAPTSAIVGMGLSHDVALVTDGRFSGGTRGPCIGHIAPEAYDRGPIALVKDGDEIIIDIPSRKLELLISDEEKQKRQEQLVLPPPKYTHGLLGRYIERARPTNQGAAMK, translated from the coding sequence ATGAAAAGTGAATTAGTTAAAAAAGGATCCGATCGTTGTCCACACCGTTCCTTGCTTTTTTCTACTGGAATATCACGCTCTGCAATGGAGAGACCCTTTGTCGGTATAGCTAGTTCCTATTCTGATTTGGTTCCCGGACATATCCATATGCGAGAATTAGAGCGCTTTATCGAAAGAGGCATTGAAGCTGGAGGCGGAACCCCTTTTATTTTTGGAATTCCAGGAATATGTGATGGCATTTCTATGGGCCATGAAGGTATGCGATATTCCTTACCCAGCCGCGATGTGGTTGCTGATAGTATTGAAGCGGTTGCCAAGGGACATGCTCTTGATGGTCTGGTACTCCTCACCAACTGTGATAAAATTACTCCGGGAATGCTTATGGCTGCAGCCCGCTTAAACATTCCTGCTATAGTTGTAACAGCCGGGCCCATGCTTTCCGGCCGGTATCAGGGAAGGAAGCTTTCCTTCGTTCGAGACACTTTTGAAGCAGTGGGAAAGTACCACGCTGGCCTTATCGATGAAAAAGAATTATATGCTTTAGAGATGGAAGCTTGCCCCGGTGGAGGATCCTGTCAAGGACTTTATACTGCAAATACCATGGCTTGTTTGACTGAAACTATGGGAATGAGTCTACCAGGATGTGGAACTGCACCAGCGGTACTGGCAGAAAAACGAAGAATTAGTTATGAAAGTGGCAAACAAATTAATCATTTGATAAAACAAGGTTTAACCCCTCGGGCAATTCTTAACTCGGTATCCCTAAGAAACGCTATTACAATGGATTTAGCTTTGGGTGGTTCTACTAACACCGTCCTTCATCTATTAGCTTTGGCTAATGAGTTAGGTTTGAAGGAAATCAACCTCGACACTTTCAACCAACTCTCACTGAAGGTTCCACACTTAGTGCTCCTGCGTCCCGCGGGTGAGCTTTTTATGGAAGATCTTCATTTTGCTGGCGGCATTCCCGCTGTTGAAAAAATTCTCGGTGATTTAATTGAAAACAATCCTACGGTGAGTGGATTTTCAATTAGAGAAATACAAGACTCTGTCCAGTATTTTGATCATGAGATTATTCGATCTCGTGATAATCCTCATTCTCAAGAGGGTGGTATTGCAATATTAAAGGGTTCGTTAGCTCCTGAAGGAGCTGTTGTCAAACAATCTGGAGTTAGTCCAGATACGAAAGTTTTTCGTGGTAAAGCAATCTGTTTTGATAGTGAAGAAGATGCTATGGCAAAAATTACCAAGGGTGAAATTTCGAAGGGCAGTGTTATTGTGATCCGTTACGAAGGGCCAAAGGGAGGTCCAGGGATGAGAGAAATGTTAGCTCCAACCTCAGCTATAGTTGGAATGGGTCTTAGCCATGATGTTGCCTTGGTTACTGATGGTCGTTTTTCCGGTGGAACTCGAGGACCTTGTATAGGTCACATTGCCCCCGAGGCCTACGACCGGGGACCGATTGCACTGGTCAAGGACGGTGACGAAATTATCATTGATATTCCATCCAGAAAATTAGAATTATTGATAAGTGATGAAGAAAAACAAAAACGGCAAGAACAATTGGTTCTCCCGCCACCCAAATATACCCACGGCCTCCTCGGCCGCTATATTGAAAGAGCCCGGCCCACGAACCAAGGGGCGGCAATGAAGTGA